The Micromonospora sp. Llam0 genome includes a window with the following:
- the ctaD gene encoding cytochrome c oxidase subunit I, with product MTEQTTTVGTPPTAPPRPVALGTDGATPGPVRPAVPGNSLTRLLRTTDAKQIGLLYLGTSFGYFIAGGVMALLMRAELARPGMQLLSPEQYNQLFTMHGTIMMLLFATPLVFGFANYLVPLQIGAPDVSFPRLNALAYWLYLLGGLLVMGGFLTPGGAPDFGWFAYTPLSRMEHTPGIGANMWIVGLVVSGLGTILGSVNLIATIITLRAPGMTMFRMPIFTWNILITALLVVLVFPLLAAALLALLADRLLGAHVYAPQTGGPMLWQHLFWFFGHPEVYIVALPFFGIISEVIPVFARKPIFGYKGLVAATIAIAALSMSVWAHHMYGTGQVLLPFFAMLSFLIAVPTGIKFFNWLGTMWKGQLTFDTPMLFAVGFLVTFLLGGLTGVLLASPPVDFHVTDSYFVVAHFHYVLFGTIVFAAFAGIYFWFPKMTGRLLDEALGKAHFWTMFIGFHATFLVQHWLGNEGFPRRYADYLPTDGFTVLNTIATIGSFILGASTLFFIWNVWKSYRFGEQVSVHDPWGFGNSLEWATTCPPPLRNFDRLPRIRSERPAFEAKYGLFVADLGRDLPQRDTEPPQHLVDELHRDPAAHRIVPRGPAQGPTDVATFVPDPVSGARAVQVPRPEQVRRPSFEQTTEPENTLGAQRGPQERRWRLPSADEGDDS from the coding sequence ATGACGGAGCAGACCACGACGGTGGGTACGCCACCGACGGCCCCGCCGCGCCCGGTGGCGCTGGGGACCGACGGCGCCACCCCTGGCCCGGTCCGCCCGGCGGTCCCGGGCAACTCGCTGACCCGGCTGCTGCGGACCACCGACGCCAAGCAGATCGGCCTGTTGTACCTCGGCACGTCCTTCGGCTATTTCATAGCGGGCGGCGTCATGGCCCTGCTGATGCGTGCCGAGTTGGCCCGGCCCGGCATGCAGCTTCTCTCGCCGGAGCAGTACAACCAGCTGTTCACCATGCACGGCACGATCATGATGCTGCTGTTCGCCACCCCGCTGGTGTTCGGGTTCGCCAACTATCTGGTGCCGTTGCAGATCGGTGCCCCGGACGTGTCGTTCCCCCGGCTCAACGCGCTGGCGTACTGGCTCTATCTGCTCGGTGGGCTGCTGGTCATGGGGGGATTCCTGACGCCCGGCGGTGCTCCCGACTTCGGCTGGTTCGCCTACACCCCGTTGAGCCGGATGGAGCACACTCCGGGCATCGGCGCCAACATGTGGATCGTCGGCCTGGTCGTCTCCGGCCTCGGTACCATCCTCGGCTCGGTCAACCTGATCGCCACCATCATCACCCTGCGCGCACCAGGTATGACCATGTTCCGGATGCCGATCTTCACCTGGAACATCCTGATCACCGCACTGCTGGTGGTCCTGGTGTTCCCGCTGCTGGCGGCGGCGCTGCTGGCGCTGCTGGCGGACCGGCTGCTCGGCGCGCACGTGTACGCGCCACAGACCGGCGGCCCGATGCTGTGGCAGCATCTGTTCTGGTTCTTCGGCCATCCCGAGGTGTACATCGTCGCGCTGCCGTTCTTCGGCATCATCAGCGAGGTCATTCCGGTTTTCGCCCGCAAGCCGATCTTCGGCTACAAGGGCCTGGTGGCCGCGACGATCGCGATCGCCGCGCTGTCGATGAGCGTGTGGGCGCACCACATGTACGGCACCGGCCAGGTGCTGCTGCCGTTCTTCGCCATGCTCAGCTTCCTGATCGCGGTGCCCACCGGGATCAAGTTCTTCAACTGGCTCGGCACCATGTGGAAGGGGCAGTTGACCTTCGATACGCCGATGCTGTTCGCGGTCGGCTTCCTGGTGACCTTCCTGCTCGGCGGGCTGACCGGGGTGCTGCTGGCCAGTCCACCGGTCGACTTCCACGTCACCGACAGCTACTTCGTCGTGGCCCACTTCCACTACGTGCTGTTCGGTACGATCGTTTTCGCGGCGTTCGCCGGCATCTATTTCTGGTTCCCGAAGATGACCGGCCGACTGCTCGACGAAGCGCTCGGCAAGGCGCACTTCTGGACAATGTTCATCGGCTTCCATGCCACCTTTCTGGTCCAGCACTGGCTCGGCAACGAGGGCTTTCCCCGCCGGTACGCCGACTATCTGCCGACCGACGGGTTCACCGTCCTGAACACCATCGCCACCATCGGATCGTTCATCCTCGGGGCGTCCACGCTGTTCTTCATCTGGAACGTGTGGAAGTCGTACCGGTTCGGCGAGCAGGTGAGCGTGCACGACCCATGGGGGTTCGGCAACTCGCTGGAGTGGGCAACCACCTGCCCGCCGCCGTTGCGCAACTTCGACCGGTTGCCCCGGATCAGGTCCGAACGCCCGGCCTTCGAGGCCAAGTACGGCCTGTTCGTCGCGGACCTCGGTCGGGACCTGCCGCAGCGGGACACCGAGCCGCCGCAGCACCTCGTCGACGAACTGCACCGTGACCCGGCCGCCCACCGGATCGTCCCGCGCGGTCCGGCGCAGGGGCCGACCGACGTCGCCACTTTCGTGCCGGACCCGGTGTCCGGTGCCCGGGCCGTCCAGGTGCCCCGGCCGGAACAGGTCCGTCGGCCCAGTTTCGAGCAGACCACCGAACCGGAGAACACCCTCGGCGCGCAACGTGGTCCGCAGGAACGACGGTGGCGGCTTCCATCGGCGGACGAGGGCGACGACTCCTGA